Below is a genomic region from Brassica oleracea var. oleracea cultivar TO1000 chromosome C9, BOL, whole genome shotgun sequence.
ATTCATAACATTTGTACATAAGTAGGTCAAATGGAGGAAGAACAAGCTCCCAAGCTGGTTGATTTCGGGGAGGCTTGTTCATCTGCGGCAACTTCTCCCTACACACCAACCAACGACATGGTCTGTGAGATTCTAAACTTCACATCCCAAGACATCACCCAGCTCAAGAACAATGTTACCGAGGAGGTCACAACTCTAGAGATTCTTGCGGCCCACGTATGGAGAGCAAGGTGCAAGGCCCTAAAGCTGAGTCCAGATGGAACTACCCTTTTCGGGATGGCAGTGGGCATACGCCGCACTGTGGATCCACCGCTACGTGAAGGCTACTACGGAAACGCATTCGTCAAAGCCAGCGTGGCAATGAAGGCTGGCGAGTTGAGCAGCTCGCCGTTGTCTCCTGTGGTGAAACTCATCAAAGAGGCTAAGAGGGAGGCGTTGAAGAAGCGGTACGTGTCCGAGCAGCTAAAAGAGACGGAGAAGAGTCTGAAGATGAAGGTAGCGTGTCAAGGAGGGAGCGGTGCGTTTATGCTGCTTACTGATTGGAGGCAGCTTGGATTGCTAGATGAAGTTGATTTCGGGTATGGAGGAACGGTGAATATAATACCAGTGGTGCCCAAGTTTCTTTCGGATATATGCGTTTTCTTGCCAAGGAAGCAAGGTGGGGTTAGGGTGCTGGTGACGTTACCCAAACCTGCAATGGACAACTTGAAGGAACACATGAATCCTCTAAGCTTTTAAAATTATATGAAATGATAAAATAATAAGTGGGTGAGTGTTATCCACACTATAACTTAAATTTAAATATGAAAGGGACCTCATGCTTTGTGTAACCATTTTCTTGTCAAGCGTTATGTTTGCATTATGTAACATTTTAAAAGACCAATGATTTAGCGCCACCTCAGCAACCACTCATGTTACGAGCTTAGGCATGATTAACCCCGGTCTCTTCTTAACTCATGATTTGACAATTTTTGTTCTTTTTTTTACACTTTTCGGCTAAGAGACGACTCATATCTTTTATTTTAGAGACGGTTTTTAGTTTTTTTCTAATTAAAATCTAAGAAAAGCTAAGAACCGTCACTTATCTGAAGCTAAAAACCCCAGTTAAGAGACTGAGGTTAATCATGGTCTTCATAAACTCAAAGATTTGCACTAAAAATCAGTGATTTACAAATTTTATATTTCACAATCTAAAGTCAATAAAAGGCTTACTGTATTTTTCGTGTTTTATTTAATTTTACTTGATTAATTCTGACAATTCAAATTTCAAAGAGTTACCAGGCCCTTTGGTTAGTTTTAGAGTTCTAAATGGGCCTGTACTAACTAAATAAGCCCAATAGATATTTGTCTGAACAAACAAATCCTAGGGTTTCAGTTTTCTTTCTTCTTTTGATATATAATCACTGCTGAAGTGCCGCCGCAGAGGAATCAGAAGTCGTCGTCGTCAGCTCCGAAACACCTGCAAACATGGTTCGTTTTAGTTTATTGCTTTTCTCTTAGCTTGTACTTACTATTTTCCATCGATCTCTGTATCTCTTGTGCGTGGAACAATATGATAGACTTGGATATTCAAAACATGAGCATTTTGTTGTATTGATAAGACTCTGTCAGTCTCTTTGGCTTTTGTTTGTTCCGACCTTATCTGTCTGAATGTAAAATTTTGCAGGCGAGGGGATTGAAGAAGCATTTGAAGAGGCTCAATGCCCCCAAGCACTGGGATCTTGACAAACTTGGTGGTGCCTTCGTACGTTTTTCTTTGCCTCAAACTTGTGTCTGAGAGACCATTCGTTACTTGTGTCTTAAATTGTTCAGGATCCTGTTTCTCTTTCAGGCTCCCAAGCCGTCTTCTGGACCTCACAAGTCGAGGGAGTGTCTTCCTCTCGTCTTGATCATAAGGAACAAGTTGAAGTACGCTTTGACGTACCGTGAAGTCATCTCCATCCTTATGCAAAGGCATATCCAAGTTGATGGTAAAGTCAGGACTGACAAGACATACCCTGCTGGTTTCATGGGTACGTTTATGCCTTTTTTTTGGTTTTATGTATCTGATATTCACTGGCCTAAGTTAGTTGCGTTTTGATTTTGGATAGATGTTGTATCGATCCCCAAGACGAATGAGAACTTCCGTCTTCTGTATGACACCAAGGGACGTTTCCGCCTCCACTCCATCAGGGACGAGGAAGCAAAGGTAAAAAAATCTTGACAACGTGTAGTAATGATTGGAATCAGAAGAGTAATGAGAGTTGTTGTATCTTGCAGTTCAAGCTTTGCAAGGTTAGGACTATCCAGGTGGGGCAGAAGGGAATCCCTTACCTCAACACTTACGACGGTCGCACCATCCGTTACCCTGACCCGCTCATCAAGCCGAACGACACCATCAAGCTCGACCTTGAGGAGAACAAGATCGTCGACTCCATCAAGTTTGATGTCGGCAACGTTGTGATGGTGACGGGAGGGAGAAACAGAGGGCGTGTGGGTGTGATCAAGAACCGTGAGAAGCATAAGGGAAGCTTTGAGACGATCCACATCCAAGACTCGACGGGACACGAGTTTGCCACTAGGTTGGGCAATGTGTTCACCCTCGGCAAAGGTACAAAGCCATGGGTGTCTCTTCCAAAGGGCAAAGGTATTAAGCTGACCATCATTGAGGAAGCCAGGAAGAGGCTTTCTGCCCAGCAAGCTGCTTAAAAGTTGAATCTTCATCCAAGACCGTTTTGTTTCGCTCTTGTCATAAACTCTAGCTTCTTATCTCAGTTTTGAGCTTTTGTTCCTTTCATGTTGCTTTCTCGCAAAACCCCATTTTGAAACATCTGAAAATTCCAGTAGAACGTTTTGTAATGTCTGCGTCTTTGTCTTGAAATTTTTAATAATTTACTCGTTAAAATCAGCTATGCGCTAAAGACATTATGTGCTAAGGAATGAATAACATGCAGCTCATATATCAGTTAAGCAGAACAGTTTAGCTTCTATGGTTCCTTATCAGATCATTTCTCTTATATCGGCAAAGCGGTACAGTGTAGCTTCTATATGGTTCCTTATCAGATTATTTGTTTGTTGCTCGACTTTTTTTAACACCCAATTCAGATAAACATATACACAATCGAAACGACAAGTGTAACTCTACGAAAGCAAAGTAAAAATTGGTCTTAAAGCTCAAAACCATGAATGAAGAATAAGGCTGCTCCGTGTTAAGAGCTCTCTCTATCGTATTGACTAGTCTCCTCTGCAGCCTTTGTCCACACACTGGCGATCTTCTCTGCATATCCAACCTGCACCATTCAAAATACCAACAACTCTCTTTTCACACATTCATCTCTTTATTTCACAAATCTCACTCAGATTTCTCTGCGTTCACTCTAATCAATCTGAAAGAATTTTCTCAAAACTCATTTGATAACAATGTACCTGGCTAACAACAAACCCCTTCATCATACTCAAGAAGTCTGCACGCCTTTCTCTGTCTAGCCTTTCAACCTCGCTC
It encodes:
- the LOC106313781 gene encoding spermidine coumaroyl CoA acyltransferase — translated: MGSQGMSSSTSPLVVKKSQVVIVKPSKPTPEVSLSLSTLDNDPYIETLAKTIYVYAPSSKEVQDPASLLQDALSQALVYYYPLAGKLHRRSDDHRLELKCAPGDGVPFVKAAAECTLSSLNYLEDMDEDLNQLVPSYEAVASGGYNVLALQVTVFACGGITLATALSHSLCDGFGASQFFKAFTEFAAGKTQPSIIPVWDRHCLTSNNFNINGQMEEEQAPKLVDFGEACSSAATSPYTPTNDMVCEILNFTSQDITQLKNNVTEEVTTLEILAAHVWRARCKALKLSPDGTTLFGMAVGIRRTVDPPLREGYYGNAFVKASVAMKAGELSSSPLSPVVKLIKEAKREALKKRYVSEQLKETEKSLKMKVACQGGSGAFMLLTDWRQLGLLDEVDFGYGGTVNIIPVVPKFLSDICVFLPRKQGGVRVLVTLPKPAMDNLKEHMNPLSF
- the LOC106318240 gene encoding 40S ribosomal protein S4-1-like, translated to MARGLKKHLKRLNAPKHWDLDKLGGAFAPKPSSGPHKSRECLPLVLIIRNKLKYALTYREVISILMQRHIQVDGKVRTDKTYPAGFMDVVSIPKTNENFRLLYDTKGRFRLHSIRDEEAKFKLCKVRTIQVGQKGIPYLNTYDGRTIRYPDPLIKPNDTIKLDLEENKIVDSIKFDVGNVVMVTGGRNRGRVGVIKNREKHKGSFETIHIQDSTGHEFATRLGNVFTLGKGTKPWVSLPKGKGIKLTIIEEARKRLSAQQAA